Proteins from one Sarcophilus harrisii chromosome 2, mSarHar1.11, whole genome shotgun sequence genomic window:
- the LOC100918953 gene encoding chymase isoform X5, giving the protein MTAARCEGDFITVILGAHNVNKREKTWQTINVKHQFLHPEYNAKKFLNDIMLLKLEKKANLTTAVNTLPLGSRFDSVSPGQQCLVAGWGSRELMTRASDTLQEVELTLRDPSDCKMSFGCFDERSQLCVQNPKSNKSVYEGDFGGPLVCSGVAQGIVSYRKRDAKPPSGITRIAHYSSWINKILKAN; this is encoded by the exons CTTCATCACAGTCATCCTTGGAGCACATAATGTCAACAAGAGAGAAAAGACTTGGCAGACCATTAATGTCAAACATCAATTTCTTCACCCAGAATATAATGCCAAAAAGTTTCTCAATGACATCATGTTACTAAAG CTGGAAAAGAAAGCAAACCTGACAACAGCAGTGAATACTCTCCCTCTGGGCTCCAGATTCGATTCTGTCTCACCTGGGCAACAATGTCTAGTAGCTGGTTGGGGAAGTAGAGAACTAATGACCAGGGCATCAGACACTTTACAGGAGGTGGAACTGACATTAAGGGATCCCAGTGACTGCAAAATGTCTTTTGGCTGTTTTGATGAGAGATCCCAATTGTGTGTACAGAATCCCAAGTCAAATAAATCAGTATATGAG GGAGATTTTGGAGGACCCCTCGTTTGTTCTGGTGTGGCCCAAGGCATTGTCTCCTATAGAAAAAGGGATGCAAAACCGCCTTCAGGCATCACAAGAATTGCACATTACAGCTCCTGGATCAATAAAATCCTAAAAGCAAATTAG